The stretch of DNA GCCCGAACGGGGTTGGTAGGAGAAAGCCTACTCCCCCTTGAATTCCGCTTTCCGCTTCTGGAGGAAGGCCATGCCGCCCTCCATCGCGTCCTTGGTCGCGCCCGCGATGCGCTGGCCCTCGGCCTCGGCGAGCAGCACCATTTGCAGGTTCTGGTCGAGCGCCGTGGCAATGTTGCGCTTCATCGTGGCGTAGGCGACGGTCGGGCCGTTGGCGAGCTTCTCGGCCAGCGCGCGCGCTTCGTTCATGAGGTCGGCATCCTCGACGCACTTATAGACGAGGCCCCATTCCTCGGCCTGCTGCCCTGAAATCTTCTCGCCCAGCATCATCATCCGCGTCGCGCGCGCGCGGCCGATGGCGCGGGTGAGCAGCCAGGTCGAGCCGCCATCGGGGACAAGGCCGATGTTGACGAAGGCCTGGAGGAAATACGCGCTTTTGGCGGCGATGGTGAAATCAGCAGCCAAAGCGAGAGAACACCCCACACCCGCCGCCGGGCCATTGACCGCGCAGATCACCGGCACCTGCGCGCGGATCAACTGGCTGATCGCGGGGTTGTAGTGATTGATCAGCGCCTCGTGGCTGCCGCCCTTGCTGCCGAGCGCGCTTCCCGCGCCCCGTGCCGACAGGTCCGCGCCCGAGCAGAAGCCCTTGCCCTCTCCGGTGATGAGCACCGCGCGCGCATCGCCGAGGTCGTAGAACGCCTGCCCCAGCTCGTCCGCCATCTGCGGCGGCATGGCGTTGAGCCGCTCGGGGCGGTTCAAAGTGATGGTGAGCAGCGGGCCTTCGCGTTCAACGCGGATGGTTTCGTAGGACATTCTTCTCTCCGATTGCTCGTCATGCCAGCGGAAGCTGGCATCTCTTGCCGCATGAGACCCCAGCTTCCGCTGGGGTGACGGATAGGTTCAATTCGACCAGTGCGTGCCCTCTTTGGGCGTCTCCATGATCTCGGTAAGCATGCCGCCCATGTCCTTGGGATGGACGAAAAAGATAGGCGTGCCGTGCGCGCCGATGCGGGTGGGGCCGAGGATGCGCTTGCCGAGCGCCTCGAATTCGGAGCGCGCCTCGGCGATGTCGGGCACTTCAAAGCACAGGTGATGCTGCCCGCCCAAGGGGTTCTTGGCGAGGAAGCCGGCGAGCGTGGAGTTTGCCCCCAACGGCTCGATCAGCTCGATCTGCGTGCCGTTCATCGCGCCATCCGCGCCGGGAGTGTCGACGAAGCAGACCTTCACCCCCTGTTCGGGCAGGTCGAAGGGCGTGTGGATCTTCGTCGCGCCCATGACGTCGCGGTAGAACGCGATCGAGTCCGCGATGGAAGGCGTGGCGACCCCGATGTGGTTGAGACGGCCGAGTTTCATGTCACATCATGCCCTTCGATCGGGCGAATTCCTCGAGCAGATTCCGAAAATAGAGCTCAAGGTCGTCGCCATCATTTCGCACAATCGCAGCTATCTCGGCTTCGTAATCGCGTGATGGTCCGAATTTGACTTCGCCAGCGTACACTTGCTCATAATGCTCTTTGTCATTCGCCAGATAGTCGGCGACGAGATTGGCCATGTCGACCGCCTCGACTATGCGTAATCCTGCAACAATATCTTGAAATAGATCAGGATTCTCGTTGTAAATGTACTCGTATATCCCGGTGTCACCGACTGAGACCGCGAAATTCCAGACAATAAGTATGCTGTATTCTTCAGCCGACAGGACCTCCTTTTCCGGTCTACGGTTAGCCATCATTTTCGCATCAATGCGGTCCATTAGAGCTTCAAAGCTCATCGAGAATCTCCCTCACAGCGGAATATTATCATGCTTCTTCCAAGGGTTCTCCAGCTGTTTCGTCCGCAGCTTCCTTAGCCCCAGCGCGATCCGGCGGCGGGTCGAGTGGGGGTGGATGACCTCGTCGATATAGCCGCGCTGGGCCGCCACAAACGGGTTGGCGAAGCGGTCTTCGTATTCCTTGGTCTTTTCTGCGATCTTCTCGGGGTTGTCGCGGTCCTGACGGAAGATGATCTCCACCGCGCCCTTCGCGCCCATCACCGCGATTTCGGCGGTAGGCCAGGCGTAGTTCAAATCGCCGCGCAGGTGCTTCGATGCCATCACGTCATAGGCCCCGCCGTAAGCCTTGCGGGTGATGACGGTGATCTTGGGCACGGTCGCCTCGGCATAGGCGAAGAGCAGCTTCGCGCCGTGCTTGATGATCCCGCCCAGCTCCTGAGCGGTGCCGGGGAGGAAGCCAGGGACGTCCACGAAGGTGATGATCGGGATCTCGAAGGCATCGCAGAACCGCACGAAGCGCGCAGCCTTCTTCGAGGAATTGATGTCGAGCACGCCGGCGAGCACCATCGGCTGGTTCGCCACCACGCCCACGGTGCGGCCCTCCACGCGGCCGAAACCGCAGATGATGTTGCCCGCGTGGGCAGGCTGGATTTCGAAGAAGTCGCCCTCGTCCAGCACCTTGATGATCACCTCGTGCATGTCATAGGGCTGGTTGGCGTTGTCGGGGATCAGCGTGTCGAGGCTGTTTTCAAGACGGTCCCACGGGTCGCTCGTGGGCAGCGTCGGCCCTTCCTCGCGGTTGGACAGCGGCAGGAAGTCGAAGAAGCGGCGGGTCGCCAGCAGCGCTTCGACATCGTTCTCGTAAGCGAGATCTGCGACGCTGGTTTTGGTGGTGTGGGTGATCGCACCGCCCAGTTCCTCCTGCGTCACCACCTCGTTGGTGACGGTCTTCACCACATCGGGGCCGGTGACGAACATGTAGCTCGAATCCTTCACCATGAAGATGAAGTCGGTCATCGCCGGAGAATAGACCGCCCCGCCCGCGCAGGGCCCCATGATGAGGCTGATCTGCGGCACCACGCCGGATGCGAGCACGTTCCTCTGGAACACTTCGGCATAACCGCCCAGCGACGCCACGCCCTCCTGAATGCGCGCGCCGCCCGAATCGTTGAGGCCGATCACCGGCGCGCCGACCTTCATCGCGGTGTCCATCACCTTGCAGATCTTCTCTGCATGGCGCTTCGACAGCGAGCCGCCGAAAACCGTGAAGTCCTGCGAGAAAACATAGACCAGCCGCCCGTTGATGGTGCCAGAGCCGGTTACCACCCCGTCGCCCGGGATGCGCTGGCTCTCCATGCCGAAGTCCTGGCAGTCATGCTCGACGTAGGTGTCGATCTCTTCGAAGCTGCCTTCGTCGAGCAGCACGTCGAGCCGTTCGCGCGCGGTCAGCTTGCCCTTGGCGTGCTGCGCGTCGATGCGCTTCTGGCCGCCGCCCATTCGGGCTGCTTCGCGGCGGCGTTCCATTTCGGCGATATTGGCGGACACGGGGGTTCCTCTCCGGTGGCTCTCTTGATCGGGTGCGTTGCCTTAGCACGCCGCAAGCGTCAACGTGGCAAAAGTGCCGGGAGGAATCGCAATGCAGACGGCGGACGTGGTGGTGATCGGCGGCGGGATCGCGGGGCTGAGCCTTGCGGCGCGGATCGCGCCGCACGCGCGGGTGGTGGTGCTGGAGGGCGAGAGCGCGCCGGGCTACCACGCCTCCGGCCGCAGCGTCGCCTTTGCGCATTACGGCCTCGGCAACGTCCCCGTGCGGACGCTGACCGCGCTGAGCATGGCGGAGCTTGCGGCGCATGGCTCGTTGCACCCCGCGCTGCATATCGCCGGGGCGGAGGAGGTCGCCGCGCTCGATGCGCTGGAGGACGTGCATCGGCACTACGGCTGCGATTACAGCCGGATCGGCTGCGAGGAGGCCCGCGCGCTGATGCCCGCGCTGAAGCCCGAGGCTTGCGCCGCGGCGCTGGTCGATCACGCTTCGCTGAAGCTCGATACCCACGCGATGCTGCAAGCCCATGTCGCGGCTCTGAAAGCAGCGCGCGGAACTCTGGTGACGGGGGCGCGGGTCGTCGCCATTGCGCGCGGCGGCGATGCATGGCGGGTCGAAACGGCGGGCGAGACCTACGCCGCGCCCCTTGTGGTCAACGCTGCCGGGGCATGGGCGGACGCAATCGCACGGATGGCAGGCGCGCACCCCATCGGGATCGAGCCACGCCGCCGCACGGTCATTTCCTTCCCCGCGCCCGAGGGGGCGGATGTCAGCCGCTGGCCCTTCACCAAGACGGTCGGCGAAGGCTTCTACCTGCTCCCCGAGGGGCGCGGACAACTACTTGCGTCATCGATGGACCAGACCCCGTCCGAACCCTGCGACGCCGCCGCCGAGGAACTCGACAAGGCCATCGCCGCCGACCGGGTGAGCCAAGCGACCACCCTCGCCATCCGCCGCATCAGCCATTCCTGGGCGGGCCTGAGAAGTTTCGCGCCGGACGAATTGCCGGTGGTGGGCGAGGCGGCGGACGCGCCCGGCTTCATCTGGTGCGCCGGGCAAGGCGGCGCGGGATTCCAGACTGCCCCCGCCCTGTCGCGCATCGCGGCGGCAGCGGTGCTTGGCCACACGTTCCCCGAGGATGCGGCGGCGACGGGACTTTCGTTCGAGGCCTTCAGCCCGGCAAGGCTGGGCGCATAGCCCGTCCCTCCCCGTCCGGAAGGGATGGGGAGGTGGCGCCGCGCAGCGGTGACGGAGGGGTACTTCTGCGCAGCCATACCTCTCCGACCGAGGCCTGCGGCCTCGCCCGCCTCCCCATTCGTGCCAAACGGGGAGGGACGTTGGAGAGGCGGCGCCTAGAACCGCCGCATGATGCTGCGCGCCAGCGCGGGCGAGAGCGAATAGACCGCGCGCAGCACCTTCACCATGCCGACATTGGCCTCGTCATGGCCGTTCTCGAGCGCAGCGATGATCTGGCGCGCGCATTCCTCGGGCGGCATCTTGCTGGTCTTGCGGTCGGCGGTCATCTGCGTGTCGACCACCGGGGGCAGCGCCTCGATCACGGCGATCGGCTCGCCCGCCAGCTGCGAGCGCAATGACATCGTGTAGCTTCGGAGCCCCGCCTTGCTCGCGCAATAGACCGCGCTGGCGGTGTTGGGAGCAATCGCAAGTCCGCTGGTGACATTGACGATGGCCGCTTCGGGCCGCGCGCGCAGGCGCGGGAGCAGCGCAGTGATCAGCCGGATCGGCGCGGAGAGGTTGGCATAGAGGCACCCGTCTGCCGCGTCCGGATCGGGCAAGGCATTGCGCACGTCATGCGCCACGCCAAGCCCCGCATTGTTGATCAGAATGTCGATCTCGCGCTCGCCCAGCGCCGCCGCCAGTGCATCGACCCCGGCAGCGCTCGACAGGTCTGCGGCGATGGTCTCGAAGCCCTCCCCCGCCATCGCAGCCAGCCGCGCGGGATCGCGGCCTGTGAGGATCACCTGCGCGCCCTTGGCCTGCAATTGCCGCGCCATTTCGCGCCCGATCCCGGCGCTGCCGCCGGTCAGCAGGACGATCTTGCCGGCCACCCTCATTTGAACAGCACCAGCTCTTCCGCCATGGTCGGGTGGATCGCGACCGTCGCGTCGAAATCGGCCTTGGTGAGCCCGGCCTTCACCGCCACGGCGGCGGCCTGCATGATCTCGGGCGCTTCGGGGCCGATCATGTGGATGCCGACGATCCGGTCATTCGCCGCATCGACGATCATCTTGTAAAGGCACCGCTCGTTCCGTCCCGCGACCACGTGCTTCATCGGGCGGAAGTCGGACTGGTAGACCTTGATATTGCCGAGCGTGTTGCGCGCCTCGCCCTCTGTCATGCCGACGGCGGCGATGGGCGGGTGGCTGAACACCGCGCTCGGCACGCAGGAATGGTCGACCGCATAGGGCTCGCCCGGGCCGAAGACGGAATCGGCAAAGGCCTGCCCCTCGCGGATCGCGACGGGGGTGAGCTGCACCCGGTCGGTCACGTCGCCCACGGCATAGACATAAGGCACATTGGTGCGGCTGAATTCGTCGACGACGATCTGCCCGCGCGTGCCGGTCTCGACCCCGATGGTCTCCAGCCCCAGCCCTTCGATATTGGGAACCCGGCCCGTCGCGACCATCACCGCGTCATATTCGCAGGCTTCCTGCCCGGTCAGCTTGACCAGCAGGCAGCCATCGTCCTGCTTCTCGATGCTCTCGAACTCGGCGTTGAAGAGAAAGGTGATGCCCTTGACCATCGAGATCTGAAGCAGCCGGTCGCGCAGGCTTGCGTCATAAGAGCGCAGGATCGTGTCAGACCGGTTGGCGATCGTCACCTTGCAGCCGAATTCGTTGAAGATTCCGGCGAATTCATTGGCGATATAGCCCCCGCCCGCGATCAGGATGCGGCGCGGCAGGGTGTCGAGATGGAACGCCTCGTTGGAGGTGATGACGTGCTCGGCGCCGGGAAAAGACGGCACGTGCGGGCGCGCGCCGGTGGCGATCAGGATATGCGCGGCGGTGACGACCTTGCCGCTCGCCAGCGTCACTTCGTGATCGCCGGTGATCGTGGCGCGTTCCTTGAAGATCGTGACATTGTGGTTCGACAGGGTCTGGCCGTAGAGCCCCTCGAGCCGGGTTACATCGTCGAGCACCCGGTCGCGCAGCGCCGCCCAGTCGAAACGCTTGCCTTCGATGGTCCAGCCGAAATGCTCGGCGTCCACCAGATCCTCGGCGAAATGCGCGCCGTAGACGAGCATCTTCTTGGGCACGCAGCCGCGGATGACGCAGGTGCCGCCGACGCGGTGCTCCTCGGCCACCGCCACCCGCGCGCCGTGCGCGGCGGCGACACGGCTGGCGCGCACTCCGCCAGAACCTGCGCCGATGGTGAAGAGGTCAAAATCATATTCGTCGGCCACGGCGCGCATCCTTCTGTCTGAGGATGCGCGCTATGGCCCAAGAGCGGCACGATTCCAATGGTGCGGCGCATACCCTGTCGGGAGTTCGCCGCACCGCTGGTGCCGGTTACGCCGGAGCGTCAGACGCTGGCAGCGCGCGGACGACCGCCACCGCCGCCGCCGCCGGAGCGACCACGGCCGCGACCGCGACCCCCGCCGCCATTTCCGCCGGGACGGCCACCGCCGCCGGGCTGGCGACGATCGCCGCCGCCTGCGGGACGGCCCTGCCCCTGCGCATTCTGCGGCTTGCGATCACCCTGCGGACGGCGCTCACCCTGCGGGGCGTTGCCGCTGCGGCGCTGATCGCCCTGCTGCGGACGACGCTCTCCACCCTCGCGACGCTCGCCGCGCTGCTCGCCCTTCGGTGCCCCGCGCTGGCCGAGCGGGCGCGGATTGACCCGCTTCATCGGCTGGCGCGGTGCGGGCTTGGTCGGGCCTTCGCCCTCGACCACCGCGCGGAAATTGTCGGGCAGCGGCAGACGCTCCAGTTCCGCACCCGTCACCTTGCGGATGTCCTTGAGGTAAGCGCGCTCGTCCTCGGCACAGAAGGCGATCGCGATCCCGTCACGCCCGGCGCGTGCGGTGCGGCCGATACGGTGGACGTACTGCTCGGGCACGTTGGGCAGCTCGTAATTGATGACGTGGCTGACGCCCGGAATGTCGATCCCGCGCGCGGCGACGTCGGTCGCGATCAGGATCGGCACCCGCGCCTTGCGGAACTCGTCCAATGCGCGCTGGCGCTGCGGCTGCGACTTGTTGCCGTGGATGGCGTTGCTCTCGATACCTGCATGGGCGAGCTTCTTCACCACCCGGTCCGCGCCATGCTTGGTGCGGGTAAAGATCAGGATCCGCTCGAACTCGCCCGGCACCTGATGGCGGCGCTGGAGGATCATCTGGAGCAGCGAGAGCTTCTCGTCCTGCTGCACCATGAAGAGGTACTGGTCGATGCGCTCGGCCGTGGTGCTTTCGGGCGTGACCGAGACCTGCACGGGGTTGTCGCAATAGCCGCTCACCAATTCCTTGATCGCCTTGGGCATGGTGGCGCTGAAAAACAGCGTCTGACGCTCCTTGGGCGCGAGTTCGCGGATCTTCCTGAGGGCGTGGATGAAGCCGAGGTCGAGCATCTGGTCGGCCTCGTCCAGCACCAGAATTTCGATGCCGTTGAGGTTGAACGCCTTCTGGTCGATCAGGTCGAGCAGCCGGCCGGGCGTTGCGACGAGAATGTCGGTGCCGCGGTGCAGTTTGTTGCGATCCTTGCCCACGCTCGTGCCGCCGACGATGCATTGCACCTTCAGCCCGGCGAGCGCGCCGTAATCCTTGGCGCTGTCGGCGATCTGCACTGCCAATTCGCGGGTCGGCGCCAGCACCAGCATGCGGCAGGACTTGAACGGGATCTGCTTGTCGGCTTCGCGCAGCCGGTCAATGCTGGGAAGCATGAAGGCGGCGGTCTTGCCGGTGCCGGTCTGCGCGATGCCGAGCAGGTCGCGGCCCTTGAGGACGGCGGGGATCGCCTGTTCCTGGATCGGGGTCGGCGTCGAATAGCCCTTCATGTCGAGGGCCTGGAGCACGGGCTGCGACAGCCCGAGGTCAGCAAAAGTGGTCATGTGATAGAAAACTCGCAAATAATCTGCGACGCGCGCAGACCTTTGCAGGGCGCGCGGCGCGGGGGTTGAAACCGCCCGCGTGAAAAGGGAAGTCTTGAGAAAAAACCGAGGCGCGGCCGGGGCGGATGCTTTCAGAATTCCGCCGCTTCACGCATGGCTAGCGCGCTTCGATGGGGCGCAGATGGGGCCTCGGCGCCCGAATGTCAAAGGATTATCGGTCCGGCAGCACAAATGCGGCGCTTTCAACGGCGCCGCAACAGGTGCCCGTAACGGCCTGTGCGGGTCTGCGCCCGCAGCCTGCCGATCACTCCTTCTCGCGCAATTCCACGTAGTTGAGCGAACCTTCGTAGCTGCTTTCGACCGGGGCGCCGCTGGCATCGACCGCCGGTTCGAAGGTGTGGTGCTTGAGCAGCACTTCGCACAGCTTGTCGTTGACGTAGTTCATGCGGAACTTGTCGGTCAGCTCGCAATCGGTCGGCACCCCCGCGGTGTCGACGTCGAGCGTGTAGCCGACCTCGGCACGCCACACCCGCAGGCGCGAGGAGGTCTTGAGAAATTCGCGGTCGCCGGTGAATTCGATCAGGCGCGCGGGCTTGACCTTGGAACGCGCCGTGCCGTCCCCTTGCGCCTTCTCGTCGGCGGCCACCGGCGCGGCGATGGCAGCAATCAGGGCGATGGCAGGGACGATGGCGGCACGGATCATGGGGCTTCCTTGCGAGGAGAATGAGAGGCGGCGTGTCGGGTAACGCCGGATGTCCTCAAGAATACGCATTTGGCCAAGAGGTGCAAATCGAACACGGCGAAAGGCGAAAATCCGTCGATTCTTGCCAGCCGTCCCACATTTGTCGTAATTTTCCTGCGATGGCGCGCAAGCCTGCAACTATCGCGAGGAACAAGAATGCGCGCTTGCGCAATCACTCGCAGACGCTGTGGCTATCCTGCATCACGCCGAAGCGCTCAGCGCAGCCCGGCGGCGGCCATCAGCGCCATGGTGCTCGCATCGAAACTGCCCTCGCCTGATTCGATCTGCTTGGCGATCGCCTTGCCCAGCTCCACCCCGAACTGGTCGAAGGGGTTGATCCCCATCAGCACCGCGCCCGCAAAGGTGCGATGTTCGTGGAAGGCGATCAGCGCGCCCAGCGCGGCCGCGTCGCAATCGTCGATCAGGAAGGTGGTCGAGGGGCGATCCCCGGCATAGGCGCGCGCCGGATCGTCGGAAGGCTTGCCCGCCATCAGCGCCGCGCCTTGGGCGAGGCAATTCATCAGCAGGATGCGGTGATGCGCGGGGTCGAGATCGTCGCCGGGCGCGATGCTGACGAGGAAATCGACCGGGATAAGGTGCGTGCCCTGATGCAGCAGCTGGAACACCGCGTGCTGCGCGTCGGTCCCCACCCCGCCCCAGGTGATCGCTGCGGTCGGCCCGTCGACAGCCGCGCCGTCGACGGTGACGCTCTTGCCGTTGGATTCCATTTCGAGCTGCTGGAGATAGTAGGGCAGCAGCGCGAGACGTTCGTCATAGGCGAAGACTGCGCGGGTCTGGCAGCCTCGGATGCGGCTGTAGTATAGGTCGCCAAAGGCCGCCAGCAGCGGCGCATTGGCGCGGCCTTCGGTCTCGCGGAAATGATCGTCCACCGCCTTGGCCCCGGCCAGCATCGCGTGGAATTCGTCCATCCCCACCGCCAGCGCCACCGGAAAGCCGATGCTCGAAAACAGCGAATAGCGCCCGCCCACGCTCTCGACGAAGGGAAGCACGCGGGTTTCGTCCACCCCCCATTCGACCGCCTTCTCGGGCGAGGCGGTGAGCGCCACCACCCGCCCGCCGGGATCTTCGACGCCATTGTCGGAAAGCCACTTCAGCGCGCTTGCCGCGTTGGTCATGGTCTCGATGGTGGTGAAAGTCTTGGAGGCGACCGCGATCAGCGTCGTCGCCGGATCGCAAGCGCGGAACGCCTGTTCGAGGGCGAGCCCGTCGATATTCGAGACCACATGGACATCGACAAGCGCCAGATCGCGGGTCAGCGCGTCGATCGCCAGCGCCGGGCCGAGCGCCGAGCCGCCGATGCCGATCGCGATGCAGTGCCGCACTTCGCCCAGCGCGCCTTCGTGGATCGCCTCGACCAGCATCCCCATGCGGGCGAGCAGCGCCTCGGCCTCCTCCACCTGCGCGGGCGTGCCGCTGCCGCGCAGCGCGCCGTGGGTGGCGGCGCGGCCTTCGGTGGGGTTGACGATCCCGCCGCCGAACAGCGCATCGCGCATCGCCCCGAAACCGGCCGCATCGGCCAGCGCTTCGAACAGCGTCAGCGCTTCATCGGACAGGTGGGTCTTGGAAAAGTCGATCCGCATCCCCGCCTCGACCTCGCCGCCCGGCCCGACCGGCCAGGCGATGCGGCGGGTGAGCGCCTCGGGCCGCGCGGGATCGGCGGCGAAGAGTTCGGCCAGCGTCGGCTGCGGCAACGCACGCAGGCCCGCCCATGCCGCGGCAATCCCGGCCTCGTCGCGGCCTGTCTCGGAAGTGCTCATAACCGTTCCCCTTTGCGCAAGTGTGCGGCTGCGAGTAAGGGCACGGGTGATGGATGTTAAGACCCAATCGCTCCGGGATACACCACCCGCCGCCCAGACCGCACGCATGGGCGAGAGCTGGGGCGGATTTGTGTGGTTTATCATCAAGCTGTTGCTGGCGGTGCTGGCCTTCCGCGTATTCGTATTCTCGCCCTTCTCGATCCCGACCGAGAGCATGTTGCCGCGGCTGATGACCGCCGATTATCTGCTCGCGGCCAAGTGGCCCTACGGCATCTCGCGCCATTCGCTGCCCTTCGACCTGCCGCTGCCCGATGGCCGTCTCTTCGCACGCACGCCCGAGCGCGGGGACATCGTGATCTTCAAGCACCCGGTCGACGGGCAGGACTATATCAAGCGCGTGATCGGTCTGCCGGGAGACCGGGTGGCGGTCGTCAATGGCGAGGTGCTGCTGAACGGCGAGGCGCTCAGGCGTGAGGCCTTGCCCGCCCTCGAAGTGCCGATGTCGCCCAACACCCTGTGCGGATCGGCCGATGTCGTCCGCACCGCCGAGGGTGCTGAGGCCTGCCGCTATACCGCCTTCCGCGAGACGCTGCCGGGCGGGCCGTCCTACACCGTGCTCGATCTGGGAACCGTGCCGGGGGCCGACACCTTCGCCGAAGTCACCGTGCCGCCGGGCCGCCTGTTCGTGATGGGCGACAACCGCGACAGTTCGCTCGACAGCCGGTTCGAGGCTGCCGCCGGGTTCGGCGTGGGGCTGGTGCCCGAGGATCTGCTGGTCGGACGCGCCACCATAATCGTGTGGTCGACCGACGGCAGCGCCGATTGGGGCAACCCGCTCAGCTGGTTCTCCGCCGCGCGCTGGAACCGGATCGGAAACCTGTTGTGACCGGCCTCGCCCCCGAAACGCGCGCGTGGCTCGACCAGCAGGGCTTCGCCCCCACCGACGATGCCGTCTGGCTGGAGGCGCTGACTCACGGCAGCTTCAACGGATCGGGCCCGGCCGACGCGGCGGATTACCAGCGGCTCGAATTTCTCGGCGACCGGGTGCTGGGTCTCTCGGTGGCGGCATGGTTGTTCCGCGCGGGCGACGCGCCCGAAGGCAAGCTCTCGCAGCGTCTCAACGCGCTCGTCAGCGGCACCACCTGCGCGCGGATCGCACGCAGCATCGGCCTGCCCGAGCATATCCGCCTCGGCAAGCAGGCGCGCGACGATGGCGGGGCGGACAGCGACAAGATCCTCGGCGACGTGATGGAGGCGCTGATCGGCGCCTGCTTCATCACGCATGGCTTCGACACGGCGAAAAGCCTGATCTACCGCCTCTGGGCGAAGGAACTCGAAGGCGATGTGGGCAAGGCCAAGCACCCCAAAAGCGCGCTGCAGGAATGGGCCGCCGGAAACCGCCGCGCGCCGCCGGTCTACACCGTCACCGACCGCTCCGGCCCGGATCACGCGGCGCGCTTTACGGTCGAAGTCAGCGTGCGAAACGTCGGTGAGGCGGAAGCGACCGCGAGCAGCAAGGGCGAGGCCGAGCGACTGGCGGCCAAGGCCTTTCTGGACCGGTTCGGATGAATGTTCCTGAAATGTTTCACGTGGAACATTTCGTGGCAAATGACAAGAAGGCTTATCATGACTGACACCCCCCCCACCCGCTGCGGCGTGGTCGCCGTGCTTGGCGCGCCCAATGCGGGCAAATCGACGCTGGTAAACAGCCTAGTCGGCCAGAAGGTCGCGATCACCAGCGCCAAGGCGCAGACCACCCGCGCGCGGATGCTCGGGATTGCGCTGCACGAAACGGACGATGCGCCGACCCAGATGATCCTCGTCGACACGCCCGGCATCTTCGCGCCGCGCCGACGGCTCGACCGGGCGATGGTGAGCGCGGCATGGGAAGGCGCCGAAGCGGCGGACGCGGTGCTGCTGCTGGTCGATCCGATCAAGCAGCGCCGCCATGAGCTCGAACCGCTGCTGGAGACACTTGCAGAGCGGCCCGAGCGCAAGATCCTCGTTCTCAACAAGGTCGACCGCGCCAAGAAAGAACCGCTGCTGGCGCTGGCGCAGGAGCTGGGCGGCAAGGTCGATTTCGCCGAGATCTTCTTCGTCTCGGCCCTGACCGGAGAGGGCGTGGGCGAGCTGAAGGATCACCTCGCGCGGATGATGCCCGAGGGCGACTGGATGTACCCCGAAGATCAGGTCTCGGACGCCTCAGAACGCCTGCTTGCCGCCGAGATCACCCGCGAACAGCTCTACCAGCAGCTGCACGAGGAGCTGCCCTATGACAGCGCGGTGCGGCCCGAGAAATACGAGCTGCGCAAGGACGGCAGCGTCGAGATCCACCAGCAGATCGTCGTCACCCGCGACAACCAGCGCGCCATCGTGCTCGGCAAGGGGGGATCGAAGATCAAGGCGATCGGCGAAGCCGCACGCAAGGAATTGTCCGAGGTGCTGGGGGTGAAGGTGCACCTGTTCCTGCACGTCAAGGTGCTGGAGAACTGGGCCGAGGACAAGGAACTGTTCGAAGAGATCGGACTCGACTGGGTGCGCTAAACGGTCGGCGACTCCTATCGTTCCCGAACACGGAAAAAAATTTCGTGTGCCGGGAACAAAAAAGCGGTTAGCTACCTTTGCGCAGTATGTCCGAGACGATCCTCATAGTTGAAGATGAATTCTTCATCGCCTTCGAGATGCAGAGCATTCTCGAACGGAATGGCTATACGGTCGTCGGGGTCGCGGCCGACATGGAAAGTGCCATCGTCAAGGCCGGCAGCGGCGTGTCGCTCGCACTGGTCGATCTGCACCTGCGCGATGGGTTGACCGGCCCGGAAATCGGCGCGCGGCTGTCG from Porphyrobacter sp. YT40 encodes:
- a CDS encoding enoyl-CoA hydratase-related protein, yielding MSYETIRVEREGPLLTITLNRPERLNAMPPQMADELGQAFYDLGDARAVLITGEGKGFCSGADLSARGAGSALGSKGGSHEALINHYNPAISQLIRAQVPVICAVNGPAAGVGCSLALAADFTIAAKSAYFLQAFVNIGLVPDGGSTWLLTRAIGRARATRMMMLGEKISGQQAEEWGLVYKCVEDADLMNEARALAEKLANGPTVAYATMKRNIATALDQNLQMVLLAEAEGQRIAGATKDAMEGGMAFLQKRKAEFKGE
- the mce gene encoding methylmalonyl-CoA epimerase; amino-acid sequence: MKLGRLNHIGVATPSIADSIAFYRDVMGATKIHTPFDLPEQGVKVCFVDTPGADGAMNGTQIELIEPLGANSTLAGFLAKNPLGGQHHLCFEVPDIAEARSEFEALGKRILGPTRIGAHGTPIFFVHPKDMGGMLTEIMETPKEGTHWSN
- a CDS encoding acyl-CoA carboxylase subunit beta, which encodes MSANIAEMERRREAARMGGGQKRIDAQHAKGKLTARERLDVLLDEGSFEEIDTYVEHDCQDFGMESQRIPGDGVVTGSGTINGRLVYVFSQDFTVFGGSLSKRHAEKICKVMDTAMKVGAPVIGLNDSGGARIQEGVASLGGYAEVFQRNVLASGVVPQISLIMGPCAGGAVYSPAMTDFIFMVKDSSYMFVTGPDVVKTVTNEVVTQEELGGAITHTTKTSVADLAYENDVEALLATRRFFDFLPLSNREEGPTLPTSDPWDRLENSLDTLIPDNANQPYDMHEVIIKVLDEGDFFEIQPAHAGNIICGFGRVEGRTVGVVANQPMVLAGVLDINSSKKAARFVRFCDAFEIPIITFVDVPGFLPGTAQELGGIIKHGAKLLFAYAEATVPKITVITRKAYGGAYDVMASKHLRGDLNYAWPTAEIAVMGAKGAVEIIFRQDRDNPEKIAEKTKEYEDRFANPFVAAQRGYIDEVIHPHSTRRRIALGLRKLRTKQLENPWKKHDNIPL
- a CDS encoding FAD-binding oxidoreductase, with protein sequence MQTADVVVIGGGIAGLSLAARIAPHARVVVLEGESAPGYHASGRSVAFAHYGLGNVPVRTLTALSMAELAAHGSLHPALHIAGAEEVAALDALEDVHRHYGCDYSRIGCEEARALMPALKPEACAAALVDHASLKLDTHAMLQAHVAALKAARGTLVTGARVVAIARGGDAWRVETAGETYAAPLVVNAAGAWADAIARMAGAHPIGIEPRRRTVISFPAPEGADVSRWPFTKTVGEGFYLLPEGRGQLLASSMDQTPSEPCDAAAEELDKAIAADRVSQATTLAIRRISHSWAGLRSFAPDELPVVGEAADAPGFIWCAGQGGAGFQTAPALSRIAAAAVLGHTFPEDAAATGLSFEAFSPARLGA
- a CDS encoding SDR family NAD(P)-dependent oxidoreductase, which translates into the protein MRVAGKIVLLTGGSAGIGREMARQLQAKGAQVILTGRDPARLAAMAGEGFETIAADLSSAAGVDALAAALGEREIDILINNAGLGVAHDVRNALPDPDAADGCLYANLSAPIRLITALLPRLRARPEAAIVNVTSGLAIAPNTASAVYCASKAGLRSYTMSLRSQLAGEPIAVIEALPPVVDTQMTADRKTSKMPPEECARQIIAALENGHDEANVGMVKVLRAVYSLSPALARSIMRRF
- the gorA gene encoding glutathione-disulfide reductase, with amino-acid sequence MRAVADEYDFDLFTIGAGSGGVRASRVAAAHGARVAVAEEHRVGGTCVIRGCVPKKMLVYGAHFAEDLVDAEHFGWTIEGKRFDWAALRDRVLDDVTRLEGLYGQTLSNHNVTIFKERATITGDHEVTLASGKVVTAAHILIATGARPHVPSFPGAEHVITSNEAFHLDTLPRRILIAGGGYIANEFAGIFNEFGCKVTIANRSDTILRSYDASLRDRLLQISMVKGITFLFNAEFESIEKQDDGCLLVKLTGQEACEYDAVMVATGRVPNIEGLGLETIGVETGTRGQIVVDEFSRTNVPYVYAVGDVTDRVQLTPVAIREGQAFADSVFGPGEPYAVDHSCVPSAVFSHPPIAAVGMTEGEARNTLGNIKVYQSDFRPMKHVVAGRNERCLYKMIVDAANDRIVGIHMIGPEAPEIMQAAAVAVKAGLTKADFDATVAIHPTMAEELVLFK